One window from the genome of Dyella sp. A6 encodes:
- the rimM gene encoding ribosome maturation factor RimM (Essential for efficient processing of 16S rRNA) yields the protein MATAGRRVLVGRIVGLYGVQGWLKIESWTEPRTRIFDYQPWLLGAAPGELSEMAGVTGRPQGKGLICHLPGVDDRDTAAALVGLDIHVAREQLPPPGRDEYYWVDLEGLEVTTTEGVVLGRVSHLFATGANDVVVVRDGERERLIPFVQGVYVRSVDLSGGRMVVDWDPEF from the coding sequence ATGGCGACAGCCGGTCGACGCGTCCTGGTCGGGCGCATCGTCGGGCTGTACGGTGTGCAGGGCTGGCTCAAGATCGAATCCTGGACCGAGCCCCGCACGCGTATTTTCGACTACCAGCCCTGGCTGCTCGGTGCAGCGCCGGGTGAGTTGTCGGAAATGGCCGGAGTCACCGGGCGTCCGCAGGGCAAGGGGCTGATCTGCCACCTGCCCGGCGTCGATGATCGGGACACGGCAGCAGCGCTGGTGGGACTGGACATTCATGTCGCCCGCGAGCAGTTGCCGCCGCCCGGCAGGGACGAGTATTACTGGGTCGACCTCGAAGGGCTTGAGGTCACCACCACGGAGGGCGTGGTGCTTGGACGGGTCAGTCACCTGTTCGCCACCGGTGCCAACGACGTGGTGGTGGTGCGGGACGGCGAGCGCGAGCGGCTGATCCCCTTCGTCCAGGGTGTTTATGTGCGTTCGGTGGATTTGTCCGGTGGACGCATGGTGGTGGACTGGGATCCGGAATTCTGA
- the rpsP gene encoding 30S ribosomal protein S16, with protein sequence MVKIRLSRGGAKGRPFYHVVVTDQRSKRDGRNIENVGYYNPVASGKDKRLELNVERVKEWVGKGAQMSDKVAALLKEAGKQQVAA encoded by the coding sequence ATGGTCAAGATTCGTCTTTCGCGCGGTGGCGCCAAGGGCCGTCCGTTCTACCACGTCGTTGTGACCGACCAGCGCAGCAAGCGCGACGGCCGCAATATCGAGAACGTCGGCTATTACAACCCGGTTGCGTCCGGCAAGGACAAGCGCCTCGAGCTGAACGTCGAGCGCGTCAAAGAGTGGGTGGGCAAGGGTGCGCAGATGTCCGACAAGGTCGCTGCCCTGCTCAAGGAAGCCGGCAAGCAGCAGGTTGCTGCCTAA
- the trmD gene encoding tRNA (guanosine(37)-N1)-methyltransferase TrmD, which produces MRIDVVTLFPDFVRQCAAVGVVGRAQQRELLQVETWNPRDYAIDNYRTVDGRTCGGGPGMVMLIEPLRAALKAVREAASEPVHVIYMSPQGARLTQGRVEALAKRPRIALLCGRYEGVDERLLAHEVDEELSIGDYVLSGGELGAAVVIDAVGRLQDGALNDAQSAEQDSFSNGLLDCPHYAKPVHDAYGDVPEVLLSGDHAAIRRWRLKQSLGRTWLRRPELLAQVALDAESRVLLEEFRREYMRHEQGGQNGRATEI; this is translated from the coding sequence ATGCGCATCGACGTCGTCACGCTGTTTCCCGACTTCGTGCGCCAGTGTGCTGCCGTCGGTGTGGTGGGACGCGCGCAGCAGCGCGAGTTGCTGCAGGTGGAAACCTGGAACCCGCGCGACTATGCCATCGACAATTACCGTACCGTGGACGGCCGCACCTGCGGCGGCGGGCCCGGCATGGTGATGCTGATCGAGCCCTTGCGGGCGGCCCTCAAGGCCGTGCGCGAGGCGGCATCGGAACCGGTGCATGTGATTTACATGAGTCCGCAGGGAGCGCGGCTCACGCAGGGCAGGGTGGAGGCGCTGGCGAAACGGCCGCGCATCGCCTTGCTCTGCGGGCGTTACGAAGGTGTGGATGAGCGCCTGTTGGCGCACGAGGTCGACGAGGAGCTTTCCATCGGCGATTATGTGCTGTCCGGCGGCGAGCTGGGTGCCGCGGTGGTGATCGATGCCGTCGGACGCCTGCAGGACGGCGCGTTGAACGACGCGCAGTCGGCCGAGCAGGACTCGTTCTCGAACGGGCTGCTGGACTGCCCGCACTATGCGAAGCCGGTGCATGATGCATACGGCGACGTGCCGGAGGTGCTGCTCTCCGGCGACCATGCGGCGATTCGCCGGTGGCGCCTGAAGCAGTCGCTGGGTCGAACCTGGCTGCGCCGTCCGGAACTGTTGGCGCAAGTCGCGCTGGATGCTGAATCCCGCGTCTTGCTTGAAGAATTCCGCCGCGAATACATGCGGCATGAACAGGGCGGCCAGAACGGTCGTGCCACTGAAATCTAG
- the alr gene encoding alanine racemase, whose amino-acid sequence MSRTTVATIHLGALRHNLALLKRMAAPAKVMAVVKADAYGHGLERVARALDADAEAFAVAALGDGLRLRAAGHRQRIVVLSGPDQPGDIAEMQRLGLDAVIHHATQLDWLAEASISRGRLRVWLKVDSGMHRLGFAPAQVAAVHARLAGMSGLDPEIGLLTHFAESEVFDGEATSAQIARFVEATRGLSGPHSLSNSAGVLGWPQARGEWVRTGGLLYGLSVVDGKSGADVGFRPAMTLSTRLIAINRIGKGERIGYNGTWTCPEDMPVGVAAIGYGDGYPRSAVAGTPVLVGDAQVPLIGRVSMDLITLDLRDAPQAQVGDRVVLWGAELPVEHIAAQAGTISYDLTCGMTRRVLFVEDEG is encoded by the coding sequence CGTGGTCAAGGCGGATGCCTACGGGCATGGGCTGGAACGGGTGGCGCGTGCGCTCGATGCCGACGCGGAAGCGTTTGCGGTGGCCGCGCTGGGCGATGGCCTGCGCCTGCGCGCGGCGGGGCATCGCCAGCGTATCGTGGTGCTGTCGGGCCCGGACCAGCCCGGCGATATCGCCGAAATGCAGCGGCTGGGCCTGGATGCGGTCATCCATCACGCGACGCAGTTGGACTGGCTGGCCGAAGCGTCGATTTCGCGTGGTCGGCTGCGGGTCTGGCTGAAGGTCGACAGCGGTATGCACCGGCTGGGTTTCGCGCCCGCGCAGGTCGCGGCCGTGCACGCGCGCCTGGCCGGCATGTCCGGGCTCGATCCGGAGATCGGTCTGCTCACCCACTTCGCCGAATCCGAAGTGTTCGATGGTGAGGCTACGTCGGCGCAGATCGCCCGCTTCGTCGAGGCCACTCGGGGTCTGTCGGGGCCGCACTCGCTTTCCAATTCGGCGGGCGTGCTGGGCTGGCCGCAGGCGCGGGGTGAATGGGTGCGTACCGGCGGCCTGCTGTACGGATTGTCGGTGGTCGACGGCAAGAGCGGAGCCGATGTCGGGTTCCGGCCGGCGATGACGCTGTCGACCCGGCTGATCGCGATCAATCGCATCGGCAAGGGCGAGCGCATCGGCTACAACGGCACCTGGACCTGCCCGGAAGACATGCCGGTCGGCGTCGCGGCGATCGGCTACGGCGACGGCTATCCGCGCAGTGCGGTCGCCGGCACACCGGTACTTGTCGGCGATGCGCAGGTACCGCTGATCGGTCGTGTCTCGATGGACCTGATCACGCTCGACCTGCGCGATGCGCCGCAGGCGCAGGTGGGCGACCGGGTCGTCCTGTGGGGGGCGGAGCTGCCAGTCGAGCACATCGCGGCGCAGGCGGGCACGATCAGCTACGACCTCACCTGCGGCATGACCCGGCGCGTGCTGTTCGTCGAGGACGAGGGCTGA
- a CDS encoding inner membrane protein YpjD, whose amino-acid sequence MSLMLPAILAIVLYLGAATVLAAPMTGCPHSLRRSGLAAATLGVMLHAFVLLGAHGGRLDLHFFAALSLVACVVAALTLLVNLWRPVAGLGVIVFPLAALVLALDDFVAAPTAPMPVPLDWQIKLHVVIALLGYSLLSIAALLAILLAVQERALRSHRPGRLVRALPPLTQTEALLFRLIESGFALLTLTLLSGLMFIQNIRAQHLVHTTVLTTVAWLIFGALLWGRWRYGWRGTRAVNLTLAGMLVLALAFFGSKFVLEMILHRPGT is encoded by the coding sequence ATGTCGCTCATGCTTCCCGCCATCCTTGCCATCGTGCTCTATCTGGGGGCTGCCACCGTGCTGGCAGCGCCGATGACCGGCTGCCCGCACTCGCTGCGCCGCTCGGGACTGGCGGCGGCCACGCTGGGCGTGATGCTGCATGCCTTCGTGCTGCTGGGCGCACACGGCGGCCGCCTCGACCTGCACTTTTTCGCCGCACTGTCGCTGGTGGCCTGCGTGGTGGCGGCACTGACCCTGCTGGTGAACCTGTGGCGCCCGGTGGCCGGCCTGGGCGTGATCGTGTTTCCGCTGGCCGCGCTGGTGCTCGCGCTGGACGACTTCGTGGCAGCGCCCACCGCACCGATGCCGGTGCCGCTGGACTGGCAGATCAAGCTGCATGTGGTGATCGCCCTGCTCGGCTACAGCCTGCTGTCGATCGCCGCGCTGCTGGCGATCCTGCTGGCGGTGCAGGAACGCGCGCTGCGCTCGCATCGTCCGGGCCGACTGGTGCGTGCTCTGCCACCGCTGACCCAGACCGAAGCCCTGCTGTTCCGCCTGATCGAGAGCGGCTTCGCGCTGCTGACCCTGACCCTGCTCAGCGGCCTGATGTTCATCCAGAACATCCGCGCCCAGCATCTGGTGCACACCACGGTGCTCACCACCGTCGCCTGGCTGATCTTCGGCGCACTGTTGTGGGGCCGCTGGCGCTACGGCTGGCGCGGTACCCGCGCGGTCAATCTCACGCTGGCCGGCATGCTGGTACTGGCGCTGGCGTTTTTCGGCTCGAAGTTCGTGCTGGAGATGATCCTGCACCGTCCGGGCACCTGA
- a CDS encoding autorepressor SdpR family transcription factor: MKQQDVFKALADPTRRAILKRLQGGALNAGEIGAAFDITPASLSHHFAVLKQAELVRTERRGQFIVYSLNSTVFEDVTRLLLDLFPSKGTIGGKS; this comes from the coding sequence GTGAAGCAGCAGGACGTATTCAAGGCACTGGCCGATCCGACGCGCCGCGCGATTCTCAAGCGGCTGCAGGGCGGTGCGCTCAATGCGGGCGAGATCGGTGCGGCGTTCGACATCACCCCAGCGTCGCTGTCGCACCACTTCGCGGTGCTCAAGCAGGCCGAGCTGGTGCGTACCGAGCGCCGTGGCCAGTTCATCGTCTATTCGCTCAACAGCACGGTGTTCGAGGACGTCACGCGGCTGTTGCTGGATCTGTTCCCATCGAAGGGAACTATCGGAGGAAAGTCATGA
- the rplS gene encoding 50S ribosomal protein L19 produces MNKIIEQFEAEQITRQLPEFGPGDTVVVNVKVKEGNRERVQAFEGVVIAKRSRGLHSAFTVRKISHGTGVERVFQAHSPTIDSVQVKRKGKVRGAKLYYLRGLEGKAARIKEDIAAAAAAKAAAKSAAAE; encoded by the coding sequence ATGAACAAGATCATCGAACAGTTCGAAGCCGAGCAGATCACCCGCCAGCTGCCGGAATTCGGCCCTGGCGACACCGTGGTGGTCAACGTCAAGGTGAAGGAAGGCAATCGCGAGCGCGTGCAGGCCTTCGAAGGCGTTGTCATCGCCAAGCGCAGCCGCGGTCTGCATTCCGCCTTCACCGTGCGCAAGATCTCGCACGGTACCGGTGTGGAGCGCGTGTTCCAGGCGCACAGCCCGACCATCGATTCGGTGCAGGTGAAGCGCAAGGGCAAGGTGCGTGGTGCCAAGCTGTACTACCTGCGTGGCCTGGAAGGCAAGGCTGCCCGCATCAAGGAAGACATCGCTGCCGCTGCCGCCGCCAAGGCTGCCGCGAAGAGCGCAGCCGCGGAGTAA
- the radA gene encoding DNA repair protein RadA: MAKAKTAYVCTDCGAEHSKWQGQCIECGAWNTLSEIVLQPAVKSAGAARSGYAGKSAGAPKVTALRDVAAETESRTLTGIGELDRVLGGGLVDGSVVLVGGDPGIGKSTLLLQMMGQLGERLPGLYVTGEESLAQVAARAQRLGLPLEPLQALAETCIERILEQAVVTRPRVLVVDSIQTIWTELLTAAPGAVSQVRESAAKLTRFAKESGTSVMLVGHVTKEGGIAGPRVLEHMVDAVLYFEGESGSRFRVLRAFKNRFGAVNELGVFAMGDKGLREVPNPSAIFLSAHAGPTSGSAVMVTREGTRPLLVEVQALVDQSSLGNPRRVALGLEQNRLAMLLAVLHRHGGVAAYDQDVFVNVVGGIRVQETAADLPVLLAIRSSLRDRPLPDKTVAFGEVGLSGEIRPVPNGEERLKEAAHHGFRRAIVPKANAPKKGRIGEMDVVGVERLAEALDAAG, translated from the coding sequence ATGGCCAAAGCCAAGACCGCCTACGTCTGCACCGACTGCGGTGCCGAGCATTCGAAGTGGCAGGGGCAGTGCATCGAGTGCGGCGCCTGGAACACGCTCAGCGAGATCGTGCTGCAGCCGGCAGTGAAGTCGGCGGGTGCGGCACGCAGCGGCTATGCCGGCAAGAGTGCGGGGGCGCCGAAAGTGACCGCCCTGCGCGACGTGGCGGCGGAAACCGAGTCGCGCACATTGACCGGCATCGGCGAACTGGACCGTGTGCTGGGCGGTGGGCTGGTCGATGGCTCGGTGGTGCTGGTGGGCGGCGATCCGGGGATCGGCAAGTCCACCCTGCTGCTGCAGATGATGGGCCAGCTCGGCGAACGCCTGCCGGGCCTGTACGTCACTGGCGAGGAGTCGCTGGCCCAGGTGGCGGCACGCGCGCAGCGGCTTGGCCTGCCGCTGGAGCCGCTGCAGGCGCTGGCGGAAACCTGCATCGAACGCATTCTGGAACAGGCGGTCGTCACACGTCCGCGCGTGCTGGTGGTGGACTCCATCCAGACCATCTGGACCGAGTTGCTTACCGCGGCGCCGGGTGCGGTGTCGCAGGTGCGCGAGTCGGCGGCCAAGCTCACCCGCTTCGCCAAGGAGAGCGGTACCAGCGTGATGCTGGTCGGACATGTGACCAAGGAGGGCGGTATCGCCGGGCCGCGCGTGCTGGAGCACATGGTGGACGCGGTGCTGTATTTCGAGGGCGAGTCCGGCAGCCGGTTCCGGGTGCTGCGCGCGTTCAAGAACCGCTTCGGCGCAGTGAACGAGCTGGGCGTTTTCGCGATGGGCGACAAGGGGCTGCGCGAGGTGCCCAATCCGTCGGCGATCTTCCTCTCGGCGCATGCCGGGCCGACCTCCGGCAGCGCGGTGATGGTGACTCGCGAGGGGACCCGTCCGCTGCTGGTGGAAGTGCAGGCGCTGGTCGACCAGAGCTCGCTGGGCAACCCGCGCCGGGTGGCGCTGGGCCTGGAGCAGAATCGTCTGGCGATGCTACTGGCGGTGTTGCACCGGCACGGTGGCGTGGCGGCCTACGACCAGGACGTGTTCGTCAACGTGGTGGGCGGTATCCGGGTGCAGGAAACTGCGGCCGACCTGCCGGTGCTGCTGGCGATCCGTTCCTCGCTGCGCGACCGGCCGCTGCCCGACAAGACCGTGGCGTTCGGCGAGGTGGGCCTGTCCGGCGAGATCCGCCCCGTGCCCAATGGCGAGGAACGCCTGAAGGAAGCCGCGCACCACGGCTTCCGGCGTGCCATCGTGCCGAAGGCGAACGCGCCGAAGAAGGGACGCATCGGCGAGATGGACGTGGTCGGGGTGGAGCGGCTGGCCGAGGCGCTGGATGCGGCCGGGTGA
- the ffh gene encoding signal recognition particle protein, which translates to MFESLSQRLSTTVNRLRGRGRLTEENIRESLREVRIALLEADVALPVVQALIERVKVRAVGQEVLKSLSPGQALVKVVSDELTKVMGTVNTELNLAQQPPAVVLMAGLQGAGKTTTVAKLARFLAERKKKKVMVVSCDVYRPAAIEQLRTLAEQVGVKFFPSEAGQDPVDIARNAIAAARREVVDVLLVDTAGRLHVDETMMAEIKALHGAIDPVETLFVVDSMTGQDAATTAKAFSEALPLTGVVLTKTDGDARGGAALSVRYITGRPIKFLGAGEKTDALEPFHPDRLAQRILGMGDVLSLVEEVERKVDQEKAQKLATKVMKGKRFDLNDMRDQLEQMTNMGGLAGLMDKLPGVSALPENVKSKVDDGEIKRMVAIIQSMTKKERRHPDLLNGSRRARVAKGSGTQPADVNRLLKQYMQMEKMMSKLSKGGTKGLMRQMRGAMRGMGGMGGGLPPMR; encoded by the coding sequence ATGTTCGAGTCGCTCAGCCAACGCCTCTCCACCACCGTCAACCGCCTGCGCGGTCGTGGACGGCTGACCGAGGAAAACATCCGCGAATCGCTGCGCGAGGTGCGCATTGCCCTGCTGGAGGCCGACGTGGCGCTGCCGGTGGTGCAGGCGCTGATCGAGCGGGTGAAGGTGCGTGCGGTCGGACAGGAGGTGCTGAAGAGCCTTTCACCGGGCCAGGCGCTGGTGAAGGTGGTCAGCGACGAGCTGACCAAGGTGATGGGCACCGTCAACACCGAGCTCAACCTGGCCCAGCAGCCGCCGGCGGTGGTGCTGATGGCTGGCCTGCAGGGTGCGGGCAAGACCACCACCGTGGCCAAGCTGGCGCGCTTCCTGGCCGAGCGCAAGAAGAAGAAAGTGATGGTGGTGAGCTGTGACGTGTACCGTCCCGCCGCCATCGAGCAGCTGCGCACGCTGGCCGAGCAAGTTGGCGTGAAGTTCTTCCCGTCCGAGGCCGGGCAGGATCCGGTCGACATCGCCCGTAACGCCATTGCCGCCGCCAGGCGCGAGGTGGTCGACGTGCTGCTGGTCGACACCGCCGGCCGTCTGCACGTGGACGAGACGATGATGGCCGAGATCAAGGCGCTGCACGGCGCGATCGATCCGGTCGAGACCTTGTTCGTGGTCGACTCGATGACCGGCCAGGACGCGGCCACTACCGCCAAGGCGTTCAGCGAGGCACTGCCGCTGACCGGCGTGGTGCTGACCAAGACCGATGGCGATGCCCGTGGTGGCGCCGCGCTTTCGGTTCGCTACATCACCGGGCGGCCGATCAAGTTCCTGGGCGCGGGCGAGAAGACCGACGCGCTGGAACCGTTCCACCCGGATCGCCTGGCCCAGCGCATTCTCGGCATGGGCGACGTGCTGTCGCTGGTCGAGGAGGTCGAGCGCAAGGTCGATCAGGAAAAGGCGCAGAAGCTCGCCACCAAGGTGATGAAGGGCAAGCGCTTCGACCTGAACGACATGCGCGACCAGCTCGAGCAGATGACCAACATGGGCGGCCTGGCCGGTCTGATGGACAAGCTGCCGGGCGTGTCGGCGCTGCCCGAGAACGTGAAGTCAAAGGTCGACGACGGCGAGATCAAGCGGATGGTTGCGATCATCCAGTCGATGACCAAGAAAGAGCGTCGTCACCCGGATTTGCTCAACGGTTCGCGTCGAGCCCGCGTGGCGAAGGGCTCCGGCACCCAGCCGGCCGACGTCAACCGTCTGCTCAAACAGTACATGCAGATGGAGAAGATGATGTCCAAGCTCTCCAAGGGTGGCACCAAGGGGCTGATGCGCCAGATGCGCGGTGCCATGCGGGGCATGGGCGGCATGGGTGGTGGGCTGCCACCCATGCGTTGA
- a CDS encoding SdpI family protein — protein MKPVHSAVVSAAFVLVALAAAVWLYPSLPAQTPTHWDLQGHVNGTMPRLWAAAIPVLLVSFLALLMVVLPKISPRRFEIAPFLRVWHVVMLSVQGLILVIGLCALLKGAGYPLPMATIGMTVVGVMLIIIGNYMGKLQRNFFAGIRTPWTLASEEVWERTHRLAGWVFVLAGLAWIALMLAGVMSTWLLVVLVGVLLVPSVYSYVIYRRLERTHPGQGDSP, from the coding sequence ATGAAACCCGTACACAGTGCCGTCGTCTCGGCGGCTTTCGTGTTGGTCGCGCTGGCGGCGGCGGTCTGGCTCTATCCGAGTCTGCCTGCGCAGACGCCGACACACTGGGACCTGCAGGGCCACGTCAACGGCACCATGCCACGTCTGTGGGCGGCGGCGATCCCGGTGCTGCTGGTGTCGTTCCTTGCACTCCTGATGGTCGTGCTGCCAAAGATCTCCCCGCGCCGCTTCGAGATCGCGCCGTTCCTCCGGGTCTGGCACGTGGTGATGCTGTCGGTGCAGGGGCTGATACTGGTGATCGGTCTGTGCGCGCTGCTGAAGGGAGCCGGCTACCCGTTGCCGATGGCGACGATCGGCATGACGGTGGTGGGCGTGATGCTGATCATCATCGGCAACTACATGGGCAAGCTGCAACGCAATTTCTTCGCCGGCATCCGCACGCCCTGGACATTGGCCAGCGAAGAGGTATGGGAACGCACGCATCGTCTGGCCGGTTGGGTATTCGTGCTGGCCGGGCTGGCATGGATCGCGCTGATGCTGGCCGGGGTCATGTCGACATGGCTGCTGGTGGTGCTGGTTGGCGTGCTGCTGGTGCCGTCGGTCTATTCATACGTCATCTACCGGCGTCTTGAGCGGACTCATCCGGGGCAAGGCGACTCGCCGTGA